GAGTTGAAAATCGAGGTCTTGTTCAAGGTTTCCATCTACATCAGTAACCAAAATAGCACCAGCTTCCGTTGGTAGACCTTTGTGATAGACTTGCTCTACTGCACGGATTGTGAGATTATCCAAAAACTCCATAGCAACAGGTGTGACACCGCTTGCCATCGTTTTATAAACCGCTTTCATTGCAGTATGAACGGTTGGGAAAATACCCATTGCGGTTTTGGTCATTTTCGGTTTTGAGAGGAGTTTGAGGGTCACTTCGGTAGTAACGGCTAACGTCCCCTCAGAGGCGATTAAAATCCCCGCAATGTTATACCCTGCCACATCTTTGATGGTTCGTTTACCTGCTTTAATAATGTCACCATTAGGGAGGACTGCACGGATTGCCATGACATAATCTTTGGTAATACCGTATTTAGCGGCGCGCATTCCACCCGCATTTTCATTGACATTACCACCGATGGTAGAGTACTCTTGACTCGCAGGATCGGGCGGATAGAAAAGCCCAACTTCCTCAACTGCTTTTTGCAACTCCATATTCACAACACCCGGTTGGACGATAGCCACCATATTTTGCATATCAATTTCTAAGATTTTGTTCATATGTTTTTCAAAAGCGAGAACGATACCGCCTGATGAGGGGAGTGCCCCTCCTGTAAATCCGCTTCCTGCACCACGAGGAACAATAACGATACGATGTTCATTACAGTATTTTAATATGTCGCTGACATCTTGTTCATGGCGGGGGAACAAGACGGCATCAGGTTCAAATTTTTCACGTGTAGCATCATAGCTATACGCGATGAGGTGCGCTTTATCACTGTAAACGTTTTCGTTTCCGATTAATGTTTTAAAATATTCAAGTGCTTCTTTCGGAAACATGGTTTACTCCTTAAAATCAAAATGGCGTAATAGTGCACTTTTTTCGCCAAATTTTGCTTTGTAGAGTTCATATAATTCTTTATTTTTTGGGTTATTTAAAGCAATTTGTTCGAGATAATAAGGCTCATACGATTCGAGTTTAGAACTTCCCTCTCCCCACCACGCTGAACGTATTGTAGGGACTC
The sequence above is drawn from the Sulfuricurvum sp. genome and encodes:
- a CDS encoding FAD-linked oxidase C-terminal domain-containing protein, coding for MFPKEALEYFKTLIGNENVYSDKAHLIAYSYDATREKFEPDAVLFPRHEQDVSDILKYCNEHRIVIVPRGAGSGFTGGALPSSGGIVLAFEKHMNKILEIDMQNMVAIVQPGVVNMELQKAVEEVGLFYPPDPASQEYSTIGGNVNENAGGMRAAKYGITKDYVMAIRAVLPNGDIIKAGKRTIKDVAGYNIAGILIASEGTLAVTTEVTLKLLSKPKMTKTAMGIFPTVHTAMKAVYKTMASGVTPVAMEFLDNLTIRAVEQVYHKGLPTEAGAILVTDVDGNLEQDLDFQLSLIQKVFHENGCSEFKIAQDKQEASDLWFARRNASQSLSVYGSKKINEDVTVPRSALPELLEKFYAIAQKYNINIPCFGHTGDGNVHTNVMVDGKDPEQVKIGYEAIREVFQATIDLGGTLSGEHGIGLAKAPYMSMAFTPEEMALFQSIKRAFDPNNILNPAKMGLV